From the genome of Anopheles moucheti chromosome 3, idAnoMoucSN_F20_07, whole genome shotgun sequence, one region includes:
- the LOC128300551 gene encoding uncharacterized protein LOC128300551, with product MYVWIKSVVYLAVFGGIGYGLLELTKPNEEKLKQLRYSSLGSEEKSKKALFMKKLQQASYEEPIYLKKKNE from the coding sequence ATGTATGTTTGGATTAAATCAGTAGTTTACCTAGCAGTCTTCGGCGGAATCGGATACGGTTTGCTGGAGCTGACCAAACCGAACGAGGAGAAGCTAAAACAACTGCGCTACTCAAGTTTGGGTAGTGAAGAAAAGAGCAAAAAGGCACTGTTTATGAAGAAGCTCCAGCAAGCCAGTTACGAAGAACCGATCTATCtgaagaaaaagaacgaaTAA
- the LOC128305610 gene encoding eukaryotic translation initiation factor 4E-binding protein Mextli isoform X1: MSQMGRAVKNLEPPRPLKSTLKQSHVHLPVYEVQSIEELITLTENVAASLANGCNNADGVNALLANLRLHGPQLENVSKDTLDRALVIFRNASQDERLNIMTRLNLLQLIELRAKSWQVSDGANTYYKHKATNVEPDILADPNLLGSSPPMGQAVPALAPGELIRTSGKFPKPTKIPGKTYCKDEIVIRNADSGKVMGIKGRRVHMIEELSETVISFQRVATGAKERLVQITGPNEEKINYAKQLIEDTIRRNASPVRLDNSQDGSCSSLASSGSDETVPRKEAGSNASARSALVGAMAEMAASNGTHGMGGFIPSQQSVSGTVTGALSLNLSGYSQTPPSYTHPKLSRNGSQNNAQRNSAGNGGLLLHSFSTNDASLGEYKYTVNVGQHNLKITGDCLELVKVAKLVLDDYFSSNEFLASVDMCSSFDLPNTLSSPVGTMPGQHSLITGTPFVDSGVGLNNIGTAVGEVGNSIELDDDVFIVEAGATGYKPNEVQTSSSNTTISASNNGLSRSRRSHFSRKDSAGDGLKETTATAAKLDTNAVKRIEYERLIYYAKSPYSWDLPADWKRICETLPYLVKNKDIEDQKNRFNGDQFLEMKKQAAKDSSVQGSNQLPDAGDAAGEQQQPNSDGSTDTGDKGSVANATQMEKASA; the protein is encoded by the exons ATGTCGCAGATGGGCCGCGCCGTAAAGAACCTGGAACCGCCACGTCCGCTGAAGTCAACGCTGAAGCAATCGCACGTCCATCTGCCGGTTTATGAAGTTCAATCAA TCGAGGAGCTCATAACGCTGACGGAGAATGTGGCCGCTAGCCTGGCAAATGGCTGCAACAATGCGGATGGTGTGAATGCACTACTGGCGAATCTGCGGCTACACGGGCCACAACTGGAGAATGTATCGAAAGATACGCTGGACCGTGCGTTGGTCATTTTCCGCAACGCGTCACAGGACGAACGGCTGAACATAATGACGCGATTGAATCTGTTGCAATTAATCGAGCTGCGAGCCAAATCCTGGCAGGTTTCTGATGGTGCAAACACCTACTACAAACACAAGGCAACAAATGTGGAG CCTGACATTTTGGCCGACCCGAACCTGCTGGGATCCTCCCCGCCGATGGGCCAAGCTGTGCCCGCGCTGGCACCGGGTGAGCTGATTCGGACCTCTGGCAAATTCCCGAAGCCTACGAAGATACCCGGTAAAACGTACTGCAAGGACGAGATCGTGATTCGCAACGCCGATTCTGGAAAAG TGATGGGGATCAAGGGACGTAGAGTTCATATGATTGAAGAACTGTCGGAAACTGTTATTTCGTTCCAAAGAG TGGCTACCGGGGCAAAAGAACGGCTGGTTCAAATAACAGGACCCAATGAGGAAAAAATCAA TTATGCGAAACAGTTAATCGAAGACACTATTCGTCGCAACGCATCCCCGGTACGTTTGGACAATTCCCAGGATGGATCCTGCAGTTCTCTAGCGTCATCCGGTTCGGATGAGACAGTCCCGAGAAAGGAGGCAGGATCGAACGCAAGCGCAAGAAGTGCCTTAGTTGGGGCCATGGCAGAAATGGCAGCTAGCAATGGTACGCACGGTATGGGTGGCTTCATACCCAGCCAGCAGTCGGTATCGGGCACGGTAACCGGGGCCCTCAGCCTGAATCTCAGTGGCTACTCACAAACACCACCATCATACACGCATCCGAAGCTGTCACGTAACGGATCACAGAACAATGCGCAGCGCAACAGCGCCGGCAATGGTGGCTTGCTGCTGCACAGCTTCTCCACGAACGATGCGTCACTCGGCGAGTACAAGTACACGGTGAACGTGGGTCAACATAATCTGAAAATTACTGGCGACTGTTTGGAGCTAGTGAAG GTGGCCAAATTAGTGCTCGATGATTACTTTAGCAGCAACGAATTTCTGGCTTCGGTAGACATGTGCTCAAGTTTCGATCTACCGAACACACTCTCTTCGCCGGTGGGAACGATGCCTGGCCAGCATTCGCTTATCACCGGCACACCATTCGTCGACAGCGGTGTCGGTTTGAACAACATTGGCACCGCGGTCGGTGAGGTAGGCAACAGCATCGAGCTGGACGATGATGTGTTTATCGTCGAAGCGGGTGCGACCGGCTATAAGCCGAACGAAGTgcaaaccagcagcagcaatactACGATTTCAGCCAGCAATAATGGCCTGAGCCGGTCTCGTCGGAGCCATTTTTCGCGCAAGGATAGCGCGGGCGATGGGCTGAAGGAGACTACAGCGACGGCAGCCAAATTGGATACGAACGCAG TGAAACGTATCGAATATGAACGGCTGATTTACTACGCGAAGTCACCGTATTCGTGGGATTTGCCTGCTGACTGGAAGCGTATATGTGAAACTCTTCCTTATTTGGTAAAAAATAAG gaTATCGAAGATCAAAAGAATCGTTTTAACGGTGACCAATTTCTGGAAATGAAAAAGCAAGCAGCAAAGGACAGTAGTGTGCAGGGAAGCAATCAGCTCCCGGATGCAGGCGATGCCGCTGgtgagcaacaacaaccgaacAGTGATGGATCAACCGACACCGGGGATAAAGGGTCTGTTGCTAATGCGACACAGATGGAAAAGGCCAGTGCATAG
- the LOC128301446 gene encoding acetylcholine receptor subunit alpha-like 1 has protein sequence MVPSVKKCICIALFVLVSTASGQVAEQGERAAGWAPTWADTLKKDLLKGYDPSIRPSQHYNVTTVETGITITHVEINEIKSTLSVYGWMKFNWNDPKLTWNPANYGNLNVVRWDPTIVWRPDVVLYNNAGGSDQHHYGDTNALVYSEGKVLWVPPTEYHAFCELNMRLWPFDYQKCFVKVGSWTFDGYMLNLTIGSEPQIETLVSNSEWKIVKIGVERNTKFYPCCTEPYVDITYNITLQRQSDTHRAIVIIPALVIIILALSVFWLPLESGERIITNGIIALMITIYLVYFAQQLPAISGHTPLIVIFFSNTLLLTAFSTIISVIVLNVAKGKHQRSLPNVLKRLAGCVGPFVGVGKKHFSFSDKGNVTIESSIDHEWSKFGLVLNRLSFIVYCIIFVICAFYSF, from the exons atggtGCCAAGTGTGAAAAAGTGCATCTGCATCGCGTTGTTTGTGCTGGTGTCGACTGCATCCGGACAGGTGGCCGAACAAGGTG AGCGAGCTGCCGGGTGGGCACCCACGTGGGCGGATACGCTCAAAAAGGATCTGCTGAAGGGATACGATCCATCGATACGTCCATCGCAACACTACAATGTAACGACCGTCGAGACGGG CATCACTATTACGCACGTGGAGataaatgaaatcaaatcaaCGCTTTCGGTGTACGGATGGATGAAGTTT AACTGGAATGATCCTAAGCTGACGTGGAATCCCGCGAACTACGGGAATCTGAACGTGGTCCGTTGGGATCCTACGATCGTATGGAGACCGGATGTGGTGCTGTACAACAATGCGGGTGGATCGGATCAGCATCATTATGGCGACACCAATGCGCTGGTGTACAGTGAGGGAAAAGTTCTGTGGGTTCCACCGACCGAGTACCATGCGTTCTGTGAGCTCAACATGCGCCTGTGGCCTTTCGATTATCAGAAATGTTTCGTCAAGGTCGGATCCTGGACGTTCGATGGGTACATGCTGAATCTGACCATTGGTAGTGAACCGCAG ATCGAGACACTGGTCAGTAACTCTGAGTGGAAAATTGTCAAGATAGGCGTGGAGAGGAACACCAAATTCTACCCGTGCTGTACGGAACCGTACGTCGACATTACGTACAACATCACGCTGCAACGTCAATCCGATACGCATCGTGCCATCGTGATCATACCGGCGCTAGTGATCATCATACTGGCGCTCTCCGTTTTTTGGTTACCGTTGGAATCGGGCGAACGGATTATCACCAACGGCATCATTGCGCTGATGATTACGATCTACCTGGTTTATTTCGCCCAACAGCTTCCGGCAATTTCGGGCCATACGCCACTGATTGTGATCTTCTTCAGCAACACGCTACTGTTGACCGCGTtcagcaccatcatcagtgTAATTGTGCTGAACGTTGCGAAGGGGAAGCACCAGCGAAGTCTGCCGAATGTGCTGAAACGTTTGGCCGGATGTGTCGGACCGTTCGTGGGCGTAGGGAAGAAGCACTTTAGCTTTAGCGACAAGGGTAACGTGACCATCGAGAGCAGCATCGATCACGAGTGGAGCAAATTCGGGCTGGTGTTGAACCGCTTGTCGTTCATTGTATATTGTATCATTTTCGTCATTTGCGCATTCTATAGCTTCTAA
- the LOC128305610 gene encoding eukaryotic translation initiation factor 4E-binding protein Mextli isoform X2 has translation MSQMGRAVKNLEPPRPLKSTLKQSHVHLPVYEVQSIEELITLTENVAASLANGCNNADGVNALLANLRLHGPQLENVSKDTLDRALVIFRNASQDERLNIMTRLNLLQLIELRAKSWQVSDGANTYYKHKATNVEPDILADPNLLGSSPPMGQAVPALAPGELIRTSGKFPKPTKIPGKTYCKDEIVIRNADSGKVATGAKERLVQITGPNEEKINYAKQLIEDTIRRNASPVRLDNSQDGSCSSLASSGSDETVPRKEAGSNASARSALVGAMAEMAASNGTHGMGGFIPSQQSVSGTVTGALSLNLSGYSQTPPSYTHPKLSRNGSQNNAQRNSAGNGGLLLHSFSTNDASLGEYKYTVNVGQHNLKITGDCLELVKVAKLVLDDYFSSNEFLASVDMCSSFDLPNTLSSPVGTMPGQHSLITGTPFVDSGVGLNNIGTAVGEVGNSIELDDDVFIVEAGATGYKPNEVQTSSSNTTISASNNGLSRSRRSHFSRKDSAGDGLKETTATAAKLDTNAVKRIEYERLIYYAKSPYSWDLPADWKRICETLPYLVKNKDIEDQKNRFNGDQFLEMKKQAAKDSSVQGSNQLPDAGDAAGEQQQPNSDGSTDTGDKGSVANATQMEKASA, from the exons ATGTCGCAGATGGGCCGCGCCGTAAAGAACCTGGAACCGCCACGTCCGCTGAAGTCAACGCTGAAGCAATCGCACGTCCATCTGCCGGTTTATGAAGTTCAATCAA TCGAGGAGCTCATAACGCTGACGGAGAATGTGGCCGCTAGCCTGGCAAATGGCTGCAACAATGCGGATGGTGTGAATGCACTACTGGCGAATCTGCGGCTACACGGGCCACAACTGGAGAATGTATCGAAAGATACGCTGGACCGTGCGTTGGTCATTTTCCGCAACGCGTCACAGGACGAACGGCTGAACATAATGACGCGATTGAATCTGTTGCAATTAATCGAGCTGCGAGCCAAATCCTGGCAGGTTTCTGATGGTGCAAACACCTACTACAAACACAAGGCAACAAATGTGGAG CCTGACATTTTGGCCGACCCGAACCTGCTGGGATCCTCCCCGCCGATGGGCCAAGCTGTGCCCGCGCTGGCACCGGGTGAGCTGATTCGGACCTCTGGCAAATTCCCGAAGCCTACGAAGATACCCGGTAAAACGTACTGCAAGGACGAGATCGTGATTCGCAACGCCGATTCTGGAAAAG TGGCTACCGGGGCAAAAGAACGGCTGGTTCAAATAACAGGACCCAATGAGGAAAAAATCAA TTATGCGAAACAGTTAATCGAAGACACTATTCGTCGCAACGCATCCCCGGTACGTTTGGACAATTCCCAGGATGGATCCTGCAGTTCTCTAGCGTCATCCGGTTCGGATGAGACAGTCCCGAGAAAGGAGGCAGGATCGAACGCAAGCGCAAGAAGTGCCTTAGTTGGGGCCATGGCAGAAATGGCAGCTAGCAATGGTACGCACGGTATGGGTGGCTTCATACCCAGCCAGCAGTCGGTATCGGGCACGGTAACCGGGGCCCTCAGCCTGAATCTCAGTGGCTACTCACAAACACCACCATCATACACGCATCCGAAGCTGTCACGTAACGGATCACAGAACAATGCGCAGCGCAACAGCGCCGGCAATGGTGGCTTGCTGCTGCACAGCTTCTCCACGAACGATGCGTCACTCGGCGAGTACAAGTACACGGTGAACGTGGGTCAACATAATCTGAAAATTACTGGCGACTGTTTGGAGCTAGTGAAG GTGGCCAAATTAGTGCTCGATGATTACTTTAGCAGCAACGAATTTCTGGCTTCGGTAGACATGTGCTCAAGTTTCGATCTACCGAACACACTCTCTTCGCCGGTGGGAACGATGCCTGGCCAGCATTCGCTTATCACCGGCACACCATTCGTCGACAGCGGTGTCGGTTTGAACAACATTGGCACCGCGGTCGGTGAGGTAGGCAACAGCATCGAGCTGGACGATGATGTGTTTATCGTCGAAGCGGGTGCGACCGGCTATAAGCCGAACGAAGTgcaaaccagcagcagcaatactACGATTTCAGCCAGCAATAATGGCCTGAGCCGGTCTCGTCGGAGCCATTTTTCGCGCAAGGATAGCGCGGGCGATGGGCTGAAGGAGACTACAGCGACGGCAGCCAAATTGGATACGAACGCAG TGAAACGTATCGAATATGAACGGCTGATTTACTACGCGAAGTCACCGTATTCGTGGGATTTGCCTGCTGACTGGAAGCGTATATGTGAAACTCTTCCTTATTTGGTAAAAAATAAG gaTATCGAAGATCAAAAGAATCGTTTTAACGGTGACCAATTTCTGGAAATGAAAAAGCAAGCAGCAAAGGACAGTAGTGTGCAGGGAAGCAATCAGCTCCCGGATGCAGGCGATGCCGCTGgtgagcaacaacaaccgaacAGTGATGGATCAACCGACACCGGGGATAAAGGGTCTGTTGCTAATGCGACACAGATGGAAAAGGCCAGTGCATAG
- the LOC128300549 gene encoding ATP synthase subunit g, mitochondrial gives MASLANKGSSLVSTLMTQARPKLNVFMKYAKVELTPPSPGDIPAIRDGIARIISGARTGAWKNLTVREAWLNTLVTMEVCFWFYAGECIGKRHLVGYNV, from the exons ATGGCTTCGTTGGCAAATAAGGGATCGTCGCTTGTTTCGA CGCTGATGACCCAGGCTCGTCCGAAGCTGAATGTGTTCATGAAGTACGCCAAGGTGGAACTGACTCCACCGAGCCCCGGTGACATTCCTGCCATCCGTGACGGTATTGCCCGCATCATCTCGGGTGCTCGCACCGGAGCCTGGAAAAATCTTACTGTTCGCGAAGCCTGGCTCAACACCCTGGTCACGATGGAAGTGTGCTTCTGGTTCTATGCCGGCGAGTGCATTGGCAAGCGTCACCTAGTTGGCTACAACGTCTAA
- the LOC128303454 gene encoding cytidine deaminase-like → MNNNINGQVDGQNVVEYSTLDNSVKELIQAAIQVRNNAYCPYSNFPVGAALRTTTGEIVTGCNVENGTFGPSVCAERTAVCKAISEGYREFTAVAVAAYQEAEYTAPCGTCRQTLSEFSAKDIPIYLVKPSPARVMITSLFKLLPHAFSPTFLNQK, encoded by the exons atgaacaacaacatcaatggGCAAGTCGATGGACAGAATGTGGTCGAATATTCTACGTTAG ATAATTCCGTGAAGGAATTGATCCAGGCAGCTATACAGGTACGGAACAACGCATACTGCCCATACAGCAACTTCCCCGTGGGAGCAGCGTTAAGGACGACTACGGGTGAAATCGTAACCGGATGCAACGTGGAAAATGGCACGTTTGGACCGTCCGTCTGCGCGGAACGAACAGCCGTTTGCAAAGCCATTAGCGAGGGATATCGCGAG TTCACCGCGGTGGCTGTGGCGGCTTATCAGGAGGCGGAATACACGGCACCCTGCGGCACCTGTCGTCAAACACTGTCGGAATTCAGTGCAAAAGATATACCCATCTATCTGGTCAAACCTTCGCCAGCGAGGGTTATGATAACATCGCTATTTAAACTGCTGCCACACGCCTTCTCGCCCACCTTTCTTAACCAAAAATAG
- the LOC128304244 gene encoding non-structural maintenance of chromosomes element 3 homolog has protein sequence MPRQPQSQSQRSQVDRNISTQPMDESHLVRNMVKTILNLSINKSAIKRSEICSNALKGDGRLYNRLIPEVEEILGKIYGYRLVEVESKGQKTMILCSTIATSSMAEVNDNYRRKYTFLFVILGYIFMKNGTIPERMLWEFLQTIGIDEQQEHSYFGEPKKLLELFVKQAYVLRFKQTMEGMNEESVFLSWGVRANHEVSKREIFESMCKLMKRKPSDFKSQYIETQGLTDTSMDEDLDSDELE, from the exons ATGCCACGGCAACCGCAATCTCAAAGTCAACGCTCGCAAGTGGATAGGAACATTTCCACGCAACCCATGGATGAAAGCCATCTGGTCAGGAACATGGTGAAAACGATACTCAATCTGTCTATAAACAAATCGGCAATTAAAAGATCCGAAATCTGCAGCAACGCTTTGAAAGGAGATGGCCGACTTTACAACAGACTGATACCCGAGGTGGAAGAGATACTTGGCAAG ATATACGGCTACCGACTGGTAGAAGTGGAGAGCAAAGGGCAAAAAACGATGATCCTGTGCTCCACTATCGCCACAAGCTCGATGGCTGAAGTCAATGACAACTATCGTCGAAAGTACACATTTCTGTTTGTGATATTGGGCTacattttcatgaaaaatggaaccatACCTGAAAGGATGTTGTGGGAGTTTTTGCAGACGATCGGTATCGATGAGCAGCAGGAGCATTCCTATTTTGGAGAGCCGAAGAAGCTGCTGGAATTGTTCGTAAAGCAGGCGTATGTGCTACGCTTCAAGCAGACGATGGAGGGAATGAACGAAGAAAGCGTATTCCTAAGCTGGGGCGTTCGGGCGAATCATGAAGTATCGAAGCGAGAGATATTCGAATCGATGTGCAAGCTAATGAAGCGGAAACCAAGTGACTTCAAATCGCAGTACATAGAAACGCAAGGCTTAACCGATACATCGATGGATGAGGATCTTGATTCTGATGAGCTCGAATAA
- the LOC128304236 gene encoding DNA-binding protein D-ETS-6-like, with product MHRDEDDLTTERVQVRDSSPDNDDEEDNGQTYVPNNPHQWNAEHVSAWILWVSKNFDIYPPLEPARFPPTGEEIAQFTKADFWVCAGSAAGGNTLAKHFAHLIHTGTGGGYAGTRLATDVDPEPYQLLNAASHRLVSQGGQIQLWQFLLELLADSTNAPCISWEGTNGEFKLSDPDEVARRWGERKAKPNMNYDKLSRALRYYYDKNIMTKVQGKRYTYKFDFHGLMTACQAQAQLTDTGANGANILSGCGSYGSSPATSTTSSSMKSPANSSPPQPHYATVCHSATASTPTATKSTTSSTTLSNSWLPYSAPYSNLLVPTAYPTTTSPPSTSASSAVQSNAIAIPTTVPPSASSTPDTISFADAVSSHLR from the exons ATGCATCGAGATGAGGACGACCTCACTACAGAACGTGTCCAAGTGCGTGATTCATCGCCGGACAATGACGATGAGGAGGATAACGGGCAAACGTATGTGCCGAATAATCCGCACCAGTGGAATGCAGAACACGTGTCCGCGTGGATTTTgtgggtatcgaaaaatttcgACATTTATCCACCGCTCGAACCGGCACGGTTTCCACCGACCGGTGAAGAAATTGCCCAGTTTACGAAGGCGGACTTTTGGGTGTGTGCCGGTAGTGCAGCCGGTGGCAATACGCTGGCCAAACATTTCGCACATCTCATCCACACTGGCACGGGTGGTGGCTATGCTGGAACGAGGCTAGCAACCGACGTTGATCCAG AACCATATCAGTTGCTTAATGCAGCATCTCACAGACTAGTATCTCAAG GTGGCCAAATACAGCTGTGGCAGTTTCTTTTGGAACTGTTGGCCGACTCAACGAATGCGCCCTGTATCTCCTGGGAAGGAACCAATG GCGAATTTAAATTATCCGACCCGGATGAAGTTGCCCGCCGGTGGGGGGAACGTAAGGCGAAGCCAAACATGAACTACGATAAGCTAAGCAGAGCGTTAAG ATATTATTATGATAAGAATATAATGACAAAAGTGCAGGGTAAGCGGTATACGTACAagttcgattttcacggtctgATGACTGCATGTCAAGCACAAGCCCAGCTTACCGATACCGGCGCGAATGGTGCGAACATACTTTCCGGTTGCGGCTCATACGGATCCAGTCCGGCAACGTCCACCACGTCGTCCTCGATGAAATCGCCTGCCAATTCCAGCCCGCCGCAACCCCATTACGCCACGGTTTGTCATTCGGCCACCGCCAGTACACCGACGGCAACGAaaagcaccaccagcagcacaaCACTGTCGAACAGCTGGTTGCCTTACAGTGCCCCGTACTCTAATCTGCTTGTTCCCACCGCCTACCCTACCACTACCTCACCACCCTCAACCAGTGCATCCAGTGCGGTGCAATCGAACGCGATTGCAATTCCTACCACCGTTCCACCGTCCGCATCCAGCACGCCCGATACGATCAGCTTCGCGGATGCGGTGTCCTCGCATCTGCGCTAG
- the LOC128300550 gene encoding uncharacterized protein LOC128300550 — MLQRKARPGFVKFIKSSAKTLIVVEAILFAVSYAGWHRLNTNREFRYYVKENYPSILEAYYQLGESLGGDKSIRVYDENIWQQEQQAEK, encoded by the exons ATGCTACAAAGGAAAGCCCGACCAGGGTTCGTGAAATTTATCAAATCGTCCGCCAAAACGTTGATTGTTGTTGAAGCAATTCTGTTCGCTGTCTCGTACGCGGGCTGGCACCGATTGAACACGAATCGAG AATTTCGGTACTACGTGAAGGAAAACTATCCCAGCATTTTGGAAGCCTACTATCAGCTTGGCGAATCGCTTGGTGGAGACAAATCGATACGCGTGTACGACGAAAACATTTGGCAGCAAGAGCAGCAGGCAGAAAAGTAG
- the LOC128300548 gene encoding tubulin-specific chaperone C: MEEIIDSGSLNGKEKITEILNRRHKERELHIQAAKLERQKDAESTEALQYFEISFEEKVKQIRNMLDNVTSSDQKAQVFAESQNEIYDLQRYLSSSTFFLNEYRIKVCQNTINELSKLLDTLRNELLPKKKFGFKSKKIVKMINEKDAKEQDLKQSSESTGSSGENHIKWTFSEREGQLIELSGSVVNDQTITASKLKNCLIRIEGHPGSLQFAQLDNCVVVCGPTARSIFLDDCTDCKFVVACQQLRCHRSRACDMYLYVTSRAIIEDCKGIRVACYNHLYGNIEEDFRQSGLDLSCNNWNILDDFNWLSTDKPSPNWSLLDQEQTIADWNSYLHSFQQMHSLTGVDH; this comes from the coding sequence ATGGAGGAAATAATAGACAGTGGATCATTGAACGGAAAGGAGAAGATAACTGAAATACTGAATCGACGGCACAAGGAGCGAGAGCTGCACATTCAGGCGGCCAAGCTCGAAAGGCAAAAAGATGCAGAAAGCACAGAAGCGCTGCAATACTTTGAGATTTCTTTCGAGGAGAAAGTAAAGCAGATACGTAATATGCTTGATAATGTTACCAGCAGCGACCAGAAGGCACAGGTGTTTGCCGAAAGTCAGAACGAGATATACGACCTACAGCGATACCTGTCCTCGTCGACATTTTTTCTAAACGAATATCGCATCAAAGTTTGTCAGAATACGATCAACGAACTTAGCAAACTACTCGACACGCTGCGAAACGAACTGCTGCCGAAGAAAAAGTTTGGCTtcaagagcaaaaaaattgtgaaaatgaTCAACGAGAAGGACGCCAAAGAGCAAGACCTTAAGCAAAGCTCCGAATCGACCGGTTCCTCTGGCGAAAATCACATCAAATGGACTTTTTCGGAAAGGGAAGGACAGTTAATCGAACTCTCCGGCAGTGTAGTGAATGATCAAACTATAACGGCATCGAAGCTAAAAAACTGTCTCATACGCATCGAAGGCCATCCGGGATCGTTGCAATTTGCGCAACTGGATAACTGTGTGGTAGTGTGTGGTCCGACCGCGAGATCCATATTTCTAGACGATTGTACCGATTGCAAATTTGTTGTGGCATGCCAGCAGCTTCGTTGTCATCGTTCTCGAGCCTGCGATATGTATTTGTACGTCACTTCGAGGGCAATCATTGAGGATTGCAAAGGGATACGAGTGGCATGTTATAACCATCTTTACGGGAACATCGAGGAAGACTTCAGACAGTCGGGCCTTGATCTATCCTGCAACAACTGGAACATACTGGATGACTTCAACTGGCTTTCGACCGACAAACCGTCACCGAACTGGTCGTTGCTAGATCAGGAGCAAACTATTGCTGACTGGAATTCCTATTTACACAGCTTTCAGCAGATGCACAGTCTCACCGGCGTGGACCATTAA
- the LOC128303184 gene encoding kelch domain-containing protein 3: MHWIVNLEGGPRRVNHASVAVGEFIYSFGGYCTGEDYHSNSAIDVHVLNTHNMRWAPIPAVEDENGVPCKYPEVPFQRYGHTAVAFGRKVYLWGGRNDEIVCDILFCFDTKTRKWTRPSVTGTVPGARDGHSACIYDERMYIFGGFEESIDKFSCDVYYLDLRTMHWTYVNTLGEPPSYRDFHSATVLNHRMYVFGGRSDAVAPYHSQEEIYCPNIKYLDLRADRWYTPKTTGEIPVGRRSHSAFTYNNKIYIFAGYNGNIDKHFNDLYCFDPERNVWRQVTPQGQAPRARRRQSCLVIGKRMYLFGGTCPTNNGDPSSFDYSDTHVLDFEPSLCTLAIIKVLEYRLDVTSLPQDIRIEIRNMSTPNKIGRSLNKG; the protein is encoded by the exons ATGCATTGGATCGTCAACCTCGAAGGTGGACCGAGGCGCGTTAACCATGCTTCCGTGGCGGTGGGTGAATTTATCTATTCCTTCGGTGGATATTGCACGGGAGAGGATTATCACTCGAACAGCGCAATAGACGTACACGTTCTCAACACGCACAATATGCGCTGGGCACCGATTCCGGCAGTCGAAGACGAGAATGGTGTGCCGTGCAAGTATCCGGAGGTGCCGTTCCAACGATACGGCCACACGGCGGTTGCGTTCGGGCGCAAAGTGTACCTATGGGGTGGACGGAACGATGAGATCGTTTGCGACATTCTCTTCTGCTTCGATACGAAAACACGCAAGTGGACCCGACCTTCGGTAACAGGCACGGTTCCCGGTGCTCGCGATGGCCATTCGGCCTGTATCTACGATGAGCGCATGTACATTTTTGGCGGCTTTGAGGAGAGCATAGACAAATTCTCCTGTGACGTCTACTACCTCGATCTGCGCACGATGCACTGGACGTACGTAAATACGCTTGGAGAACCACCGTCTTACCGTGATTTTCATTCCGCCACCGTACTCAACCATCGGATGTACGTGTTTGGCGGGAGAAGCGACGCTGTAGCACCATATCACTCGCAGGAGGAAATCTATTGTCCAAATATAAAGTATCTGGACCTGCGGGCAGATCGATGGTACACACCGAAAACCACTGGCGAAATTCCAGTGGGTCGAAGAAGTCATTCTGCAT TTACCTACAATAACAAAATTTACATCTTTGCGGGATACAATGGCAATATAGACAAACATTTCAACGATCTCTACTGTTTCGATCCCGAACGAAACGTTTGGCGGCAGGTGACTCCACAAGGTCAAGCACCGCGGGCCAGACGGCGCCAATCATGTTTGGTGATTGGCAAACGAATGTATCTATTTGGTGGCACCTG TCCCACAAACAATGGCGATCCATCATCATTTGATTATAGCGATACGCACGTGCTTGATTTTGAACCAAGCTTGTGCACTTTGGCCATCATAAAAGTTCTGGAATACAGACTCGACGTTACAAGTTTACCTCAGGACATCAG AATCGAAATACGAAATATGTCTACACCAAACAAAATCGGACGATCTCTTAACAAAGGTTGA